One window of the Colletotrichum lupini chromosome 9, complete sequence genome contains the following:
- a CDS encoding C6 zinc finger domain-containing protein, with protein MAAACLAEVSPGLSAASGRLRDQAVNALWKESRAGPTDTSSLLALVMLGFSLCWHDPSKLGQSEFELLAETLIHLEAQQDSLVMADKQKRFFFYNSLVYWRMLLSFVTDQELPSAASTGAVQPQPPRFPNRHDTRMPHPQTGIGVEVLEVVGQVGALVRKERKRIRRRQHSSRHDIEQSVAAIQTAEQLHSRLCKIELPTEVTVMDSGDDMTPTDHLLKAAEAYRCTGLLQLYRNFPDLLLQDTATATPSAWLDIIGESEPSLSGNPEALHGTWLTCLALHILDLLQDIPITSRSRSIQPLLLVSICSELSITREFFSLDFLGDKSVSSLATSPRLRERPTMTDILHARRLVLSRLASFEGILAAKPIRQMTLLVRETWSCMDEKQQDVYWMDVMVEKSYETLMG; from the coding sequence ATGGCAGCAGCCTGCTTAGCCGAAGTCTCGCCAGGCCTTTCCGCAGCCAGCGGCCGACTTCGGGACCAGGCGGTGAACGCCTTATGGAAAGAAAGTAGAGCAGGTCCAACGGATACATCATCACTGTTGGCACTAGTCATGCTAGGCTTCAGCCTCTGCTGGCATGATCCGTCTAAACTCGGCCAGTCCGAGTTCGAATTACTGGCTGAGACACTCATCCATCTCGAAGCCCAACAGGATAGCTTGGTAATGGCGGACAAGCAGAAACGATTCTTCTTTTACAATTCTCTCGTCTACTGGAGGATGCTGCTTTCTTTCGTCACCGACCAAGAGTTGCCTTCGGCGGCATCCACTGGCGCCGTCCAGCCACAGCCGCCTCGATTTCCCAATCGACATGACACCAGAATGCCACACCCGCAGACAGGTATTGGAGTAGAGGTGCTAGAGGTTGTAGGTCAAGTTGGGGCACTCGTcagaaaagaaagaaaacggATCCGTCGCCGCCAGCATTCATCCAGGCACGACATCGAGCAGTCCGTCGCCGCCATACAGACAGCGGAACAGCTCCACTCGCGGCTTTGCAAGATTGAACTTCCAACAGAGGTTACAGTCATGGACTCGGGAGATGATATGACACCAACCGACCATCTGTTGAAAGCTGCAGAGGCATACAGATGTACGGGACTGCTGCAACTCTATCGCAACTTTCCCGATTTACTCTTACAAGACACGGCGACTGCCACTCCGTCGGCCTGGCTGGATATAATCGGAGAGTCGGAACCCAGCCTTTCGGGCAATCCAGAAGCTCTCCACGGGACATGGCTGACCTGTCTTGCTTTACACATCCTCGACCTTCTTCAAGATATTCCAATCACGTCGCGATCTCGGTCCATCCAGCCATTACTCTTAGTAAGCATCTGCAGCGAGCTTTCTATAACTCGAGAATTCTTTTCGTTGGACTTTTTGGGAGACAAGTCTGTGTCAAGCCTTGCTACTAGTCCTAGGTTGAGAGAAAGGCCAACCATGACCGATATTCTACACGCTAGACGGCTGGTACTGTCGCGTCTCGCGTCGTTCGAGGGCATCTTGGCAGCGAAGCCTATACGACAAATGACGCTTCTTGTGAGAGAGACTTGGTCATGTATGGATGAGAAGCAGCAGGACGTGTACTGGATGGATGTCATGGTGGAAAAGAGCTACGAAACCTTGATGGGATAG
- a CDS encoding glycosyltransferase family 71, protein MAGIKRTRIIFALVITVVLILLFKKGDSNPQTPQWTPNSPPGGSLINVDIPPDRVEVPIIDNNLQFQPPPVQAHVLLDAHKLPTADDFIPHFAAVTNIKGISQQEARASCTWPADMYVDFQFSDSLPWVIEDRPVLEIELRRREWQDFVKSGMIPYARAKDRFSGRGLVIVAGNADTVMRVKVILRQLKRLRSTIAVEIHYWDTEMDMGVMADLNALYEPIYYNDLSKEHNIVHIKKDGIFGINYQLKTAALLNSRWAEPLLLDSDNIPMIDPSILYDSMQYTEYHSVFWPDIARTRPQNPAWAIFNTPCKMAEHEQESGQLLVDKQRFWYHLQLASWLNNEQGKYYNEMLLGDKDMFRFAWHALRTTFGKPKKWVTSVGTENDGFYCGHSFAQHHPDDGRIAFLHGGLVKTAPLEVMRWNRDVKGGYLRHYKRAPSEESPEVNVNVAIKWDGATYMPQHSEKFVAAQCTDMFDVQARDLNEILPGVEQTFREIGGYWQLDQEDATKLGQSGSLSQSTQLWAPPPFGPPSFGRAIPKPTTLYYTYN, encoded by the coding sequence ATGGCCGGCATCAAGAGAACACGCATCATATTTGCGCTGGTCATCACCGTCGTCCTGATCTTGCTGTTCAAAAAGGGCGACTCGAATCCTCAAACACCCCAATGGACACCCAACTCACCACCCGGCGGCTCGCTCATCAATGTCGACATCCCTCCAGATCGCGTCGAGGTGCCCATCATCGACAATAACCTGCAGTTCCAGCCGCCACCAGTTCAGGCGCATGTGCTTCTCGACGCGCATAAACTCCCGACAGCTGACGACTTCATCCCTCACTTCGCTGCCGTCACCAACATCAAGGGCATCTCCCAGCAAGAGGCCCGCGCATCATGTACCTGGCCAGCGGACATGTACGTCGATTTTCAATTCTCCGACTCTCTGCCATGGGTTATTGAGGACCGACCGGTGCTTGAGATCGAGCTGCGCAGACGCGAATGGCAGGACTTTGTTAAGAGCGGCATGATCCCATACGCACGCGCCAAGGATCGCTTCTCCGGAAGAGGATTGGTCATAGTCGCGGGCAACGCCGACACGGTAATGCGCGTCAAGGTGATCTTGCGTCAGCTGAAGAGGCTCCGGTCGACAATTGCCGTTGAGATTCACTACTGGGACACCGAGATGGACATGGGCGTCATGGCGGATCTCAATGCTCTCTATGAGCCGATATACTACAATGATCTCTCCAAAGAGCACAACATTGTGCATATCAAGAAGGATGGGATCTTTGGGATCAACTACCAGCTGAAGACTGCCGCACTGCTCAATTCGCGTTGGGCTGAGCCTCTGCTGCTCGACTCCGACAACATCCCCATGATCGACCCATCGATTCTCTACGACTCGATGCAGTACACAGAATACCACTCCGTATTCTGGCCCGATATTGCTCGCACGCGGCCTCAGAATCCCGCTTGGGCCATCTTCAACACGCCATGCAAAATGGCCGAGCACGAGCAGGAGAGCGGGCAGCTTCTGGTTGACAAACAGCGTTTCTGGTACCACCTCCAGCTTGCATCGTGGCTCAACAATGAGCAGGGGAAATACTACAATGAGATGTTGCTGGGCGACAAAGACATGTTCCGTTTCGCGTGGCACGCTCTACGGACAACGTTTGGAAAGCCCAAAAAATGGGTCACGAGCGTCGGAACGGAGAATGATGGCTTCTACTGTGGACACTCGTTCGCGCAGCACCACCCCGACGATGGCCGTATCGCCTTTCTTCATGGAGGACTCGTCAAGACTGCTCCTCTCGAAGTCATGAGGTGGAATCGGGACGTCAAGGGCGGATATCTTCGGCATTACAAGAGAGCGCCGAGCGAAGAGAGTCCCGAAGTGAACGTCAACGTCGCCATCAAGTGGGACGGCGCTACTTACATGCCTCAGCATTCTGAGAAGTTCGTTGCGGCCCAGTGCACCGACATGTTTGATGTCCAGGCAAGAGACTTAAATGAGATACTGCCTGGGGTCGAGCAAACGTTTCGCGAAATCGGTGGATACTGGCAGCTGGATCAGGAAGATGCGACGAAGCTGGGCCAGTCTGGGTCTttaagtcaaagcacccagTTATgggccccccccccttttgggccCCCTAGTTTTGGTAGGGCTATACCAAAacctactactttatac
- a CDS encoding carbon-nitrogen hydrolase, translated as MAAVLGNQSFKVALVQTSPKVLDAEHNFAHASKQIRLAATQGASLAVLPEYHMTGWVPDEPSFALSYEEAQNFQRRYQQLAAEVHINICAGTIVYRAPDEDPNSKPTLLNTSYFIDHDGQLLGAYTKTNLWIPERDHLTSSIDYAHKMQVDEGTPKPHQVFDTPLGPVGILVCWDLAFPEAFRQLVLAGAKIIIMPSYWTLSDMSKEGLEYNASCEKMFVESTLTTRAFENTAAIIYCNAGGPSQQGYFGCSQVALPIVGKVPGSFTDGEDGMRVVDVDMRVVEIAERNYQIRQDLGRIDWHYGYAKGAKL; from the exons ATGGCGGCCGTCTTGGGAAATCAGTCTTTCAAAGTCGCATTGGTACAAACAAGCCCAAAG GTTCTGGATGCCGAGCACAACTTTGCTCATGCTTCCAAACAAATTCGCCTGGCTGCAACTCAAGGAGCATCACTGGCGGTTCTCCCAGAATATCATATGACAGGATGGGTACCAGATGAACCCTCATTCGCGCTAAGCTATGAGGAAGCTCAGAATTTCCAACGGCGATACCAGCAGCTCGCAGCCGAAGTGCACATCAACATCTGCGCCGGCACAATCGTCTACCGAGCACCAGACGAAGATCCCAACTCCAAGCCAACTCTTCTCAATACATCTTACTTCATCGACCATGATGGACAACTCTTAGGCGCTTATACCAAGACCAACCTCTGGATCCCCGAACGCGATCATCTGACTTCAAGCATCGACTACGCACACAAGATGCAAGTCGACGAGGGTACGCCAAAGCCTCATCAAGTCTTCGATACTCCCTTGGGTCCCGTCGGCATTCTAGTCTGCTGGGATTTGGCCTTCCCGGAAGCATTCCGACAGCTTGTCTTGGCCGGTGCAAAGATCATCATCATGCCCTCGTACTGGACTCTATCGGACATGAGCAAGGAAGGTTTGGAGTATAACGCGTCTTGCGAGAAGATGTTTGTGGAGTCCACGCTTACCACGAGGGCTTTTGAGAATACTGCTGCCATCATCTACTGCAATGCGGGAGGACCTTCCCAGCAGGGCTATTTTGGCTGCAGCCAAGTTGCATTGCCCATCGTCGGCAAGGTTCCTGGGAGCTTCACGGATGGCGAGGACGGGATGCGGGTGGTGGATGTGGATATGCGAGTTGTTGAGATTGCTGAGCGGAACTATCAGATTCGACAGGATTTGGGGCGCATCGATTGGCATTATGGCTATGCGAAAGGGGCCAAGTTGTAA
- a CDS encoding spt3: MEPKFKQEIQQMMYIAGETQEVSVQTTKLIEEIIRDQVVHMLRIANELAARRGSRVFSNNDLIFQVRHDKARVERLRIFLTWKAIRRTVKDSDEKEGFVDEADLEENVVAPADDAPAGGKAKLPTVTLPWDPASYFSELVTEASQEDLVEITSNEAALEKLRRNDERTRDMTVAEYATWSEYRHASLTYRKAKRFREWCGLGVIAENKPNDDVMDILGFLTSEMVQKLTAQALKVQKQEALRLGEETAMTGEDRGLKTGLGGLFAEPEGLRKPVDSRHIRMAFQQLQGRPKKSRALLNGTRLLQPPALRLL; this comes from the exons ATGGAGCCCAAGTTCAAACAGGAGATTCAACAG ATGATGTACATTGCAGGAGAGACACAAGAGGTCTCCGTCCAAACTACCAAACTTATTGAGGAAATCATCCGAGATCAAGTCGTTCACATG CTCAGAATAGCCAACGAACTCGCCGCCCGCCGCGGCTCCCGCGTCTTCTCCAACAACGACCTAATCTTCCAAGTCCGCCACGACAAAGCCCGCGTCGAACGCCTCCGCATCTTTCTCACCTGGAAAGCCATCCGCAGAACCGTCAAAGACTCGGACGAAAAAGAAGGCTTCGTCGACGAAGCCGATCTCGAAGAAAATGTCGTCGCGCCCGCAGACGACGCCCCCGCCGGCGGCAAGGCCAAGTTGCCTACCGTCACGCTCCCTTGGGACCCGGCGTCTTATTTCTCTGAACTAGTGACCGAGGCGAGCCAGGAGGATCTGGTGGAGATTACCAGCAACGAGGCCGCGCTCGAGAAGTTGAGGAGAAACGATGAGCGGACGAGGGATATGACTGTTGCCGAGTATGCGACGTGGTCAGAGTATCGGCATGCGTCGCTGACCTATCGCAAGGCCAAGAGGTTTCGAGAGTGGTGTGGGCTGGGCGTGATTGCGGAGAACAAGCCCAATGATGATGTGATGGATATCCTGGGGTTCTTGACGAGTGAGATGGTGCAGAAGTTGACGGCGCAGGCACTCAAAGTCCAGAAGCAGGAGGCGCTCCGTCTCGGGGAGGAGACGGCGATGACTGGGGAAGACAGAGGCTTGAAGACAGGTCTGGGCGGGCTTTTCGCTGAACCTGAGGGTCTTAGGAAGCCAGTTGATAGTAGGCATATCCGAATGGCGTTCCAGCAGCTGCAAGGGAGACCGAAAAAGAGTCGGGCGTTGCTGAATGGAACCCGACTTTTGCAACCACCCGCTCTGAGACTT CTCTGA
- a CDS encoding amino acid permease: MATSSADGHDGHLQKRFSKITMIGMAFAILNANELQSFFVGWVNIAGWLTLNTTAAYFGARFLAAAAVAASGGSYEITQWSTYLMFAAVSIIGVFLNIFAYPILNRWNEGALYWSLLSVVVISIVLLATSPKTDAEFVFTNFSNTTGWSDGTAWMLGLLQSALSLIGFDAVAHMVEEMPRPSTDAPQAMVGAVIVGGTTGIAFILVMLFCAVDIDVLLSSPTQSPLTEMILQATKSRAAATVLSVAVALCFVNGANGCVTSGSRLVWSMARDNGTPFSKYLSRLHPKLNVPVRAIVVQAIFNILFGLLYLGPEVAFNAYIASCTLFLNLSYAMPVMILLIRGRKLVTDNPPVFSLGGGFMGYLTNWTSVLFVIVTSIFFCFPPAIPIDISTMNYVTAVIGVFIVYAVTLWFIKRKTYNGPKFELILGEELPTANPIEDQESAKGIAALPHDKL; this comes from the exons ATGGCCACATCATCAGCGGATGGCCACGATGGCCACCTGCAGAAGCGATTTTCTAAAATCACCATGATTGGCATGGCTTTCGCTATTCTCAA TGCTAATGAGCTCCAGAGTTTCTTTGTTGGATGGGTCAACATCGCTGGCTGGCTCACGCTCAACACTACCGCTGCGTATTTTGGAG CCCGATTCCTCGCTGCAGCCGCCGTCGCAGCTTCTGGCGGCTCCTACGAGATCACACAATGGAGCACGTACTTGATGTTCGCCGCTGTGTCCATCATTGGAGTATTCTTGAATATCTTTGCATACCCAATCCTCAATCGATGGAATGAAGGAGCAT TGTATTGGTCCTTGCTCAGCGTCGTCGTGATCAGCATCGTGCTACTCGCAACCTCTCCCAAGACAGACGCTGAATTCGTCTTCACAAACTTTTCCAATACTACCGGCTGGAGCGATGGGACGGCATGGATGCTTGGACTTCTTCAGTCTGCTCTCAGCTTGATTGG TTTTGATGCTGTGGCGCACATGGTCGAGGAGATGCCTAGACCATCCACAGATGCCCCTCAAGCCATGGTCGGTGCCGTGATCGTCGGTGGTACGAC GGGAATTGCTTTCATCCTCGTTATGCTCTTCTGCGCCGTTGACATTGACGTCTTGCTTTCCTCGCCTACGCAGAGTCCTCTGACGGAGATGATTTTGCAAGCAACGAAGAGCAGAGCAGCTGCCACTGTTCTAAGCGTCGCAGTCGCCCTCTGTTTCGTTAATGGCGCCAACGGCTGCGTGACGTCGGGCAGTCGCTTGGTCTGGTCTATGGCTCGAGATAACGGAACTCCATTCTCGAAGTA TCTGTCGCGCCTCCACCCTAAGCTGAACGTCCCTGTACGTGCAATAGTCGTGCAGGCCATTTTCAACATTCTGTTTGGTCTTCTCTATCTTG GCCCTGAGGTTGCATTTAATGCCTACATCGCAAGCTGCACCCTGTTCTTGAATCTTTCTTATGCGATGCCAGTCATGATTCTGCTAATCAGGGGCCGGAAACTCGTGACGGATAATCCGCCAGTATTCTCCCTGGGCGGAGGCTTCATGGGCTACCTCACGAACTGGACGTCGGTGCTTTTCGTCATCGTCACATCTATC TTCTTCTGTTTCCCACCAGCGATTCCGATCGATATTTCCACTATGA ACTACGTGACAGCTGTCATTGGAGTTTTCATTGTTTACGCGGTTACACTCTGGTTTATCAAGAGGAAGACCTACAACGGTCCCAAGTTTGAGCTGATCCTTGGGGAGGAGTTACCAACTGCGAATCCTATCGAAGATCAGGAATCTGCAAAAGGGATAGCCGCCCTACCACATGACAAGCTGTGA
- a CDS encoding response regulator receiver protein: MECCVGIGGAKSTQGLKNNMFPFPKSYILVPNLSARALENHFRTRPPSFLRLPLKRVDECFADIVFSCAESLSENGTRPLEELSTEQSGLSSPAQALSVPITATHTTSINILVAEHNQVVRKFIARQMDGLGHNCVYDFACNGQEAFEAYKKGYQTYQCILMQPSMPVIDGLHATRLIRAFEIENGLKPCYIVVMAAGISMGLDMDRTRSLGFDALIQKPFRTEGLERLLVELGLVPKGPMDSFQD; encoded by the exons ATGGAGTGCTGCGTGGGAATCGGTGGCGCCAAGTCAACGCAGGGCCTAAAGAACAAC ATGTTCCCTTTCCCCAAATCCTACATCTTAGTGCCAAACCTCAGTGCGAGAGCTCTTGAGAAC CACTTCCGAACCCGACCGCCATCGTTCCTTCGTTTACCACTGAAGAGAGTAGATGAATGCTTTGCCGACATAGTATTCTCGTGCGCAGAATCCCTGTCGGAGAATGGAACACGTCCACTGGAAGAGCTGAGCACAGAGCAATCAGGTCTATCAAGCCCAGCTCAGGCACTTAGCGTTCCCATTACAGCAACACACACGACGTCAATCAACATCCTTGTAGCCGAACACAATCAAGTTGTGAGAAAGTTCATCGCCAGGCAAATGGACGGATTAGGGCACAATTGCGTGTACGACTTCGCATGTAATGGCCAGGAGGCATTCGAGGCATACAAGAAAGGCTACCAGACCTATCAATGCATCTTGATGCAGCCTTCGATGCCCGTCATTGATGGTCTGCATGCCACAAGACTCATTCGCGCATTCGAAATCGAGAATGGCCTGAAGCCGTGTTATATTGTAGTTATGGCTGCTGGCATATCAATGGGGCTAGATATGGATAGAACTCGCAGTCTTGGTTTCGACGCATTGATACAGAAACCATTCAGGACAGAGGGTTTAGAGAGGCTTCTGGTTGAACTAGGTCTCGTTCCGAAAGGACCAATGGATTCCTTCCAAGACTAA
- a CDS encoding class II Aldolase and Adducin domain-containing protein: MAALPHTDDLRKLFSKLIDGSHILHFHQVVDAYGHLSFRYPLDPDIFVMSRNVAPAQVSEIRDLVAYRVGDAEPLEAESPPGFAERRIHSEVYKRHPQVNAVVHSHSEAVVPYTISGVPLRAVSHMCGFLGANGVPVFDTADHMENSDVDDLLVRSENMGAHLAKHFDDGNNVTLMRGHGFTVVASSIELAVMRAVYTQKNASIQTTALMLQGVTGVTGGVKSLSKDECMASDKTTQWSLMRPWNLWVQEIECNKVYKKML; the protein is encoded by the coding sequence ATGGCTGCTCTGCCTCACACCGACGACCTTCGGAAGCTTTTCAGCAAACTCATCGATGGCTCTCACATTCTCCACTTCCATCAAGTGGTTGATGCCTACGGTCACCTGTCTTTCCGCTACCCTCTAGACCCTGACATCTTTGTAATGTCTCGAAACGTTGCCCCAGCTCAGGTGTCAGAGATCAGAGATCTTGTCGCCTATAGGGTTGGTGATGCCGAGCCCCTCGAAGCGGAGTCGCCTCCGGGCTTTGCGGAGCGGCGAATCCACTCGGAGGTTTACAAGCGGCACCCACAGGTTAACGCGGTGGTCCACAGCCACTCCGAGGCTGTGGTCCCATACACGATATCGGGTGTTCCGCTGAGGGCCGTCAGCCACATGTGCGGATTTCTGGGCGCCAATGGTGTACCGGTATTTGATACCGCAGACCACATGGAGAACAGCGACGTTGATGACCTACTTGTACGCAGTGAGAATATGGGTGCCCACTTGGCGAAGCACTTCGACGATGGCAATAACGTGACGTTGATGCGCGGGCATGGTTTCACAGTCGTTGCCAGTAGCATCGAGCTCGCCGTGATGCGAGCAGTGTATACGCAGAAGAATGCAAGCATCCAAACTACTGCTTTAATGCTTCAAGGCGTTACTGGGGTCACGGGCGGCGTGAAGAGCCTGAGTAAAGATGAATGTATGGCTTCTGACAAGACGACACAGTGGTCATTAATGCGACCATGGAACTTGTGGGTTCAGGAGATTGAATGCAACAAGGTGTACAAGAAGATGCTTTAA
- a CDS encoding AMP-binding enzyme, whose protein sequence is MRTHPIAVTAAALAGSMVSSMYVDAKYHISKDFKALRGRRTVTKFVENSIKSSRVSPYYFFEEAVQKDPYGEAIWTRSGSVSWKTTYDRANQYAQMFLSQGVRPGDFVAILMQNSPDFAFAWVGLLAIGAAPAMINYNLVGKALLGCIEISTAKLVVVDGSPDIAAKYNDVQTELDLKGIRVVNIGEEREKIYQMDPIRPRDELRKNLTPADAMAMFYTSGTTGLPKAVIMPAAAAGSLALSNDIGLHPTKSGKERCYICMVSEYAYIVMSEVSKRIDTAVLSRDWRYYYDIPDLVCMAPKFSVSNFWEDVRDSHATWFVYVGETLRYLLASPPSPRDKDHNIHAVFGNGCRPDVWKRFQERFGVDTRDPKTGLALRASYEVGGEILVEHPGERAFPGYFNNEDATNKKFVRDILKKGDCFYRTGDSLRRDSEGRWFFLDRLGDTYRWKGENVSTAEVSEVLGSYPGVNEAVVYGVQLPGHDGKAGAAALDIAADQKGSFNYADFLSFARSKLPRYAVPVFIRLLNEGTATHNNKQNKVPLKNEGVDPSKIQGGDQLLWIEKHGKGSTYVPFTQDDWNNLGMGKAKL, encoded by the exons ATGCGCACTCACCCGATAGCAGTTACGGCCGCCGCGCTGGCTGGCAGCATGGTCTCCAGCATGTACGTAGATGCCAAGTACCACATCTCCAAGGATTTCAAGGCCCTCCGAGGTCGACGGACAGTGACCAAATTTGTCGAAAACTCGA TCAAGAGCAGCCGTGTTTCTCCCTATTATTTCTTCGAAGAAGCGGTCCAAAAGGATCCCTACGGTGAAGCCATCTGGACACGAAGCGGGAGCGTGTCGTGGAAGACGACCTATGACAGGGCGAACCAGTATGCACAGATGTTCTTGTCTCAAGGTGTTCGGCCGGGGGACTTCGTTGCGATTCTCATGCAAAACTCGCCCGACTTTGCATTCGCCTGGGTTGGACTGCTTGCAATTGGTGCGGCGCCCGCCATGATTAACTACAATCTCGTCGGCAAAGCTCTCCTCGGCTGCATCGAGATCAGCACCGCCAAACTCGTAGTCGTCGACGGCAGCCCTGATATCGCGGCCAAGTACAACGACGTTCAGACCGAGTTGGATCTCAAGGGCATCAGAGTCGTCAACATCGGAGAAGAGAGGGAAAAGATATATCAGATGGATCCCATCCGTCCGCGAGACGAGCTTCGGAAGAATCTGACGCCTGCCGATGCAATGGCCATGTTCTATACGAG TGGAACTACCGGGCTACCCAAGGCTGTAATCATgcctgccgctgccgctggaAGCCTCGCATTATCG AACGACATTGGCTTGCATCCGACAAAGAGCGGGAAGGAAAGATGCTACATTTGCATGGTAAGTGAATACGCCTATATTGTGATGAGTGAAGTTTCTAAAAGGATTGATACAGCCGTATTATCACGGGACTGGCGGTATTACTATGATATCCCAGATCTTG TCTGCATGGCACCCAAATTCAGTGTCTCAAACTTCTGGGAAGATGTTCGTGACTCCCACGCCACTTGGTTCGTCTACGTTGGCGAGACTCTCCGATACCTCTTAGCCTCGCCTCCTTCGCCGCGCGACAAAGACCACAACATCCACGCTGTTTTCGGCAACGGCTGCCGACCCGACGTATGGAAACGCTTCCAAGAGAGGTTCGGCGTCGACACG CGAGATCCAAAAACTGGCCTGGCCCTGCGCGCTTCGTATGAAGTCGGTGGCGAGATCTTGGTCGAGCACCCTGGAGAACGAGCGTTTCCGGGCTACTTCAACAACGAGGACGCCACCAACAAGAAGTTCGTCCGCGATATTCTGAAGAAGGGTGATTGCTTCTACCGGACCGGCGACTCTTTGCGGCGCGATAGTGAAGGCAGATGGTTTTTCCTTGATCG TCTAGGTGATACGTACCGTTGGAAAGGCGAGAACGTCTCGACTGCGGAAGTCTCAGAAGTCCTTGGTAGCTACCCAGGTGTCAACGAGGCAGTCGTCTACGGTGTCCAGCTTCCCGGACATGATGGTAAGGCTGGTGCGGCAGCCCTAGACATTGCTGCGGACCAGAAGGGGTCTTTCAACTATGCCGACTTCCTGAG TTTCGCCCGATCAAAGCTCCCAAGATATGCCGTGCCGGTTTTCATCCGGCTCCTGAACGAGGGCACAGCAACGCACAACAATAAGCAGAACAAAGTGCCGCTGAAGAATGAGGGCGTGGATCCGAGTAAGATCCAAGGCGGCGATCAATTGTTGTGGATTGAGAAGCACGGGAAAGGAAGCACGTATGTCCCATTCACTCAAGATGACTGGAACAACCTCGGTATGGGAAAGGCTAAGCTGTAA